From a single Alkalihalophilus pseudofirmus genomic region:
- a CDS encoding ComZ family protein has translation MNMKFMQIAMNHLPEGKKFLDDKGIELNMDDLQPMLELLLNVMSEAYELGLEEGKSESK, from the coding sequence ATGAATATGAAATTTATGCAAATTGCAATGAATCATTTACCGGAAGGGAAAAAATTTCTAGATGACAAAGGAATCGAATTAAACATGGATGATTTGCAGCCCATGCTTGAACTATTGCTTAATGTCATGTCTGAAGCATACGAGCTTGGTCTAGAAGAAGGTAAATCTGAGAGTAAATAA
- a CDS encoding BMP family ABC transporter substrate-binding protein: MFIQRLIVSLAVVLMVAAGCSAESKENGLKGVGLLIEDTIDDQGWNSKGYQGLLTIHSTLDVHVDFREEVNSKVDVINGINDFIEQDINLIFGHGQIYADYFSQLSEDYPDVHFVSFNGEVTGENVTNLEFDSYAMGFFAGMVGASTSQSSQIGAIAAFPWQPELEGYKDGAKYIDSEVEVRIEYVNDWSDTETAIDYFYQLKEKNIDVFYPAGDGFHVEVIEKVKQEGLYAIGYVGDQSDLGEATVLTSTIQHVDELYELVAAQYQAGTLEPGNHTFDFTEGVISLGEFSSQVPQEVQDQVKSDLNTYIETGELPNQ; the protein is encoded by the coding sequence ATGTTCATTCAACGATTAATTGTGAGTTTAGCAGTTGTATTGATGGTAGCAGCTGGTTGTTCAGCTGAGTCAAAGGAAAATGGGCTAAAAGGAGTAGGTTTGTTAATTGAAGATACAATCGATGACCAAGGGTGGAACAGCAAAGGGTATCAGGGTTTATTAACGATTCATTCTACTTTGGATGTTCATGTTGATTTTAGAGAAGAAGTGAATTCTAAAGTTGATGTGATAAATGGAATTAACGATTTTATAGAACAAGATATTAATTTAATTTTTGGTCATGGCCAGATCTATGCTGATTATTTTTCACAACTCAGTGAAGACTATCCAGATGTACACTTTGTCAGTTTTAATGGGGAAGTGACTGGCGAAAATGTGACGAACCTAGAGTTTGACAGCTACGCTATGGGTTTCTTCGCTGGGATGGTAGGGGCGTCAACCTCTCAAAGCAGCCAGATTGGTGCTATTGCTGCGTTTCCATGGCAGCCAGAATTAGAAGGGTACAAAGACGGAGCAAAGTATATTGATTCAGAAGTAGAGGTAAGGATCGAGTATGTAAATGACTGGTCCGATACTGAAACAGCCATCGATTATTTTTATCAATTGAAAGAGAAAAATATTGATGTGTTTTATCCTGCTGGAGATGGTTTTCATGTTGAAGTGATCGAAAAAGTAAAGCAAGAGGGATTGTATGCAATCGGTTATGTTGGGGATCAATCAGATCTAGGAGAAGCGACCGTATTAACGAGTACCATTCAACATGTAGATGAACTATATGAGCTTGTGGCTGCACAATATCAAGCAGGAACATTAGAACCGGGCAATCATACATTTGATTTTACAGAAGGAGTTATCTCTCTAGGAGAATTTAGTTCTCAAGTGCCGCAAGAGGTACAAGACCAAGTGAAAAGTGACTTGAATACATACATCGAAACAGGAGAGCTGCCTAATCAATAA
- a CDS encoding peptide chain release factor 3 yields MTELKPVQSRRTFAIISHPDAGKTTLTEKLLLFGGAIREAGTVKGRKNSKHAMSDWMEIEKQRGISVTSSVLEFLYDGYHVNILDTPGHEDFSEDTYRTLTAADSATMLIDAAKGVEAQTKKLFKVCKMRGIPIFTFMNKLDRQGRDPFELMEELEELLGIRSYPMGWPIGMGQSFSGVYDRHNKKLELYNPDNPKEIDVIQLTGPDDPKLDEAIGDEGLVAQFREELELLDVAGDEFDLDLIKKGELTPIFFGSAISSFGVQTFLEHMLKLSPWPTPRESTKGIIDPLTHNKFSGFIFKIQANMNPAHRDRVAFLRITSGKFERGMQVKHVRLGKNLKLAQPTQFLAQSRSIVDEAHAGDIIGLFDPGTFRIGDTLVEGQEFEFDEMPHFSPEHFSAITVKEALKHKSFEKGLQQLTEEGAIQLFKTYNRFNEQQIVGVVGVLQFEVLEHRLKNEYHVDIQLERLPFSFARWVDGPEEEMNTFKKMQRNLVTDRDGRIVALFDNDFQMRTAIDKYPNIQFYENSFYKSQS; encoded by the coding sequence ATGACCGAACTAAAACCCGTTCAATCAAGACGGACATTTGCAATCATTTCTCACCCTGATGCCGGTAAGACGACACTAACTGAGAAATTATTATTATTTGGCGGAGCTATTCGTGAGGCCGGTACTGTTAAAGGGCGAAAAAATAGTAAACATGCGATGAGTGACTGGATGGAGATTGAAAAACAACGTGGAATCTCTGTAACAAGTTCAGTGCTTGAGTTTTTATATGATGGCTATCATGTCAATATTTTAGATACTCCCGGGCATGAAGATTTTAGTGAAGACACTTATAGAACCCTTACAGCAGCAGATTCGGCTACCATGTTAATTGATGCGGCCAAAGGGGTCGAAGCTCAAACGAAGAAACTATTTAAAGTGTGTAAAATGCGCGGTATTCCTATCTTTACTTTTATGAATAAATTAGATCGTCAAGGACGAGATCCTTTTGAACTTATGGAAGAATTAGAAGAACTGCTTGGAATTCGTTCGTATCCTATGGGCTGGCCTATTGGTATGGGTCAATCGTTCAGCGGGGTATATGATCGTCATAATAAGAAGCTTGAACTTTATAATCCAGATAACCCTAAAGAGATTGATGTGATTCAGCTTACCGGTCCGGATGATCCTAAACTAGATGAAGCGATTGGTGATGAGGGTCTGGTCGCTCAATTTAGAGAAGAGTTAGAGTTACTTGATGTAGCAGGTGATGAGTTTGACCTTGACCTGATTAAAAAAGGTGAATTGACACCGATCTTCTTTGGAAGTGCTATTTCGAGCTTCGGGGTACAGACCTTCCTTGAGCATATGCTTAAGCTTTCACCATGGCCGACGCCAAGAGAAAGCACAAAAGGAATAATTGATCCTCTAACCCATAACAAATTCTCAGGATTCATCTTTAAAATTCAAGCTAATATGAATCCAGCACACCGTGACCGTGTCGCTTTCTTACGTATAACGTCAGGTAAATTTGAACGAGGAATGCAGGTTAAGCATGTCCGCCTTGGCAAGAACCTTAAATTAGCTCAGCCAACTCAGTTCCTTGCTCAAAGCAGAAGCATTGTGGATGAGGCCCATGCAGGCGATATTATCGGTTTGTTCGACCCAGGCACCTTCAGAATCGGTGATACACTTGTAGAAGGCCAAGAGTTCGAATTCGACGAAATGCCACATTTCTCGCCTGAACATTTTTCTGCGATTACCGTCAAAGAAGCATTAAAGCATAAGTCTTTTGAGAAAGGGTTGCAGCAATTAACCGAAGAAGGAGCAATCCAATTATTTAAAACCTATAACCGTTTCAATGAACAGCAAATTGTCGGGGTTGTTGGAGTCCTGCAATTTGAAGTATTAGAGCATCGTCTCAAAAATGAATACCATGTTGATATTCAATTAGAACGACTTCCGTTTTCATTTGCACGGTGGGTTGATGGTCCTGAAGAGGAAATGAATACATTCAAAAAAATGCAGCGTAATCTGGTTACTGACCGTGATGGGCGTATTGTAGCACTATTTGATAATGATTTCCAAATGCGAACAGCGATTGATAAATACCCTAATATTCAGTTCTATGAAAACTCATTTTATAAGTCTCAATCATAA
- a CDS encoding cobalamin B12-binding domain-containing protein, whose amino-acid sequence MQNEVNLFVKALLSGNQKEAWNISQMVLKQQGHSLPLYNGLITESMREIGRLWEENEINVADEHLATSTCDFVLSLYHSKRTANLRYMNEQPKAMFLCIEEEQHDIGLKLTSHLFEQKGWKTRLYGANLPLDALVSAAIEWKPEVIGLSVTIPYHLVNLNKFVRTLEDLPHRPTVLVGGRLVAEYDLRSHCSDQTLLLKDLNELDRWLENYSAGVKVNDKY is encoded by the coding sequence ATGCAAAATGAAGTAAATCTGTTTGTCAAAGCTCTGCTCTCAGGTAATCAAAAAGAGGCTTGGAATATCTCTCAAATGGTATTAAAGCAACAAGGTCATTCCTTGCCGCTTTATAATGGATTAATTACAGAATCAATGAGGGAGATCGGGCGCTTATGGGAAGAAAACGAAATCAACGTAGCGGATGAACACTTAGCTACATCAACCTGTGATTTTGTTCTTTCATTGTATCACTCAAAACGAACAGCTAATTTACGTTATATGAACGAGCAGCCAAAAGCTATGTTTCTTTGTATAGAAGAAGAACAGCATGATATAGGCCTTAAACTTACTTCACATTTATTCGAACAAAAAGGCTGGAAGACACGATTGTATGGAGCAAATTTGCCGCTTGATGCCCTTGTTAGTGCGGCGATTGAATGGAAGCCAGAGGTGATCGGGCTATCTGTTACCATACCTTATCATTTAGTGAACCTAAATAAATTCGTACGTACGTTAGAAGATTTACCGCACCGGCCAACTGTCTTAGTAGGAGGTAGATTAGTAGCAGAATACGACCTAAGAAGTCATTGCTCAGATCAAACTCTACTATTAAAAGATTTGAATGAATTAGACCGATGGCTGGAAAATTATTCAGCTGGAGTGAAAGTGAATGATAAATATTAA
- a CDS encoding NAD-dependent epimerase/dehydratase family protein, whose protein sequence is MKKVCVTGALGFAGFHLCNELLEQGIEVIGIDEHDEKRALEQEEMELRIGRNALFHLFKTAIEDLEKDKWKDIDVCFHMTPLESTALEEEKRILNLLMNNLSHRCTFIYPIYTAINDQPKLFDIEAEIKPYMRLISAYQIVELPNLYGPWHCEGLLDVDESSLYIKDAVKGLVLAAKSTKKNEVIYLPTYYELNQKAIYQTENRSSAAIEKAEEIGYMPEVEIEAGVAKCKEHMKQWQKQLDLLKGSD, encoded by the coding sequence ATGAAAAAAGTATGTGTAACGGGAGCATTAGGGTTTGCTGGTTTTCATCTCTGTAATGAATTATTAGAACAAGGAATTGAAGTCATCGGCATAGATGAACATGATGAGAAGCGTGCGTTAGAACAAGAAGAGATGGAATTAAGAATAGGCAGGAATGCACTTTTTCATCTGTTTAAAACTGCGATAGAGGACCTTGAAAAAGACAAATGGAAGGATATAGATGTTTGTTTTCATATGACTCCCCTTGAAAGCACAGCGCTTGAAGAGGAAAAGAGAATCCTAAATTTATTGATGAATAATCTCTCACATCGATGTACGTTCATCTACCCGATTTATACTGCCATTAACGATCAACCGAAGCTGTTTGATATTGAAGCTGAAATTAAACCATACATGAGGCTGATATCAGCTTATCAAATCGTAGAGCTGCCTAATCTATATGGACCTTGGCATTGCGAAGGGCTTCTAGATGTTGATGAGAGTTCATTGTATATAAAAGACGCCGTAAAAGGATTAGTATTAGCTGCTAAAAGCACTAAAAAAAATGAGGTCATTTATTTGCCAACCTATTATGAACTCAATCAAAAGGCAATTTATCAAACAGAAAATCGATCCTCCGCTGCAATTGAAAAGGCAGAGGAGATCGGATATATGCCTGAGGTGGAGATTGAGGCGGGAGTTGCAAAGTGCAAAGAACATATGAAACAATGGCAAAAACAACTTGATCTTTTAAAAGGAAGTGACTAA
- a CDS encoding YjzC family protein: MGQNRQFDHGQKAPNNGIYVEIGETGSMVQNPKSVKLKAGDTFPENSNHNRKWTQKRKP, encoded by the coding sequence ATGGGGCAGAATAGACAATTTGATCACGGTCAAAAAGCACCGAATAACGGGATTTATGTTGAAATTGGTGAAACAGGGAGTATGGTACAGAACCCTAAATCCGTAAAGCTGAAAGCGGGAGACACATTCCCGGAAAATTCAAACCATAACCGCAAATGGACTCAAAAAAGGAAACCATAA
- the argF gene encoding ornithine carbamoyltransferase yields the protein MSNQTIESKTSIKGRDFLTLLDYTPEEVNQLLKTAMQLKTEAKEKSIQPLLNGKSLGMIFENSSTRTRVSFEVGMTQLGGHALFLSPKDLQIGRGEPIMDTAKVLSRYVDAIMIRTNSHEMVEELAAHADVPVINALTDAFHPCQALADLLTIKEHKPNQGKIKMAYVGDGNNVAHSLLAAGAKAGMDVAIATPEGYEVNQDIFNQAVEAAKETGAILSQSNDPAYAVNDADVIYTDVWASMGYEAEQAARMEVFTPFQVNEALAAYAKPDYLFLHCLPAHRGEEVTSEVIDGGNSVIYDQAENRLHAQKAILASLLS from the coding sequence GTGAGCAACCAAACAATAGAGAGCAAGACATCAATCAAAGGAAGAGATTTTCTTACGTTATTGGATTATACTCCAGAAGAAGTCAATCAGTTACTAAAAACAGCTATGCAGCTTAAAACTGAGGCGAAAGAAAAATCGATTCAGCCATTACTTAACGGTAAATCGTTAGGAATGATCTTTGAGAATTCTTCTACAAGAACAAGGGTATCATTTGAAGTAGGAATGACTCAATTAGGGGGGCATGCGTTGTTTTTGAGCCCAAAAGATCTTCAGATTGGCCGTGGTGAACCGATCATGGATACAGCTAAAGTTTTGTCACGCTATGTAGATGCGATCATGATTCGCACAAACTCCCATGAAATGGTCGAAGAACTAGCAGCTCATGCAGATGTTCCGGTAATCAATGCGCTGACTGATGCGTTTCATCCATGCCAGGCGCTTGCAGATCTTTTAACTATTAAAGAGCATAAACCAAATCAAGGGAAAATAAAGATGGCCTATGTTGGAGATGGGAATAATGTGGCCCATTCTCTTTTGGCAGCCGGTGCAAAAGCGGGGATGGATGTAGCTATTGCAACGCCTGAAGGATATGAGGTCAATCAAGACATTTTTAATCAAGCTGTTGAAGCAGCTAAAGAAACTGGAGCCATCTTATCACAGTCCAATGACCCTGCTTATGCTGTTAATGATGCTGATGTGATTTACACAGATGTATGGGCGAGCATGGGGTATGAAGCTGAGCAAGCGGCAAGAATGGAAGTATTTACTCCTTTTCAAGTGAACGAGGCGTTAGCAGCTTATGCAAAACCAGATTATTTATTTCTTCATTGTCTGCCGGCGCACCGCGGTGAAGAAGTGACTAGTGAAGTAATTGATGGCGGGAATTCTGTTATTTATGATCAGGCAGAAAATAGACTGCATGCTCAAAAAGCAATTTTAGCCTCCCTGCTTTCATAA
- a CDS encoding carbamoyl phosphate synthase large subunit codes for MPKQEQIQSVLVIGSGPIVIGQAAEFDYAGTQACLALKEEGIKVILVNNNPATVMTDEACADVVYFEPLTVESIKKIIQKEKPDGILATLGGQTGLNLALALHDKGILEELDVELLGTPIESIKKGEDREEFRALMHELNEPVPESDIVTTVDGALQFAESVGYPIIVRPAYTLGGAGGGIAENEAELLRIIKGGLALSPINQCLVEKSIAGFKEIEYEVMRDENDTCITICNMENIDPVGIHTGDSMVVAPSQTLTDVEYQMLRSVSVKIIRALGIVGGCNIQFALDPYSKRYYLIEVNPRVSRSSALASKATGYPIARMAAKLSIGYQLHELINPVTGHTYASFEPALDYVVVKFPRWPFDKLTQAERQLGTQMKATGEVMAIERNLEAGIQKAVRSLEIKVEGLSLPSLKSLNDQELWQIVKKADDRRFFAIMDLLRKGITVEEIHHETQINHFFLRAFLHLVDIEKDISKQTLEAVTKEKMHVYKVNGFQDQWLAKQWGVSELAIRQKRKGLGVTPAYKMVDTCAGEFTASTSYYYSSWSGEGDVEVTQDKKKIIILGSGPIRIGQGIEFDYCSVHGAKSLHQLGYEAIIINNNPETVSTDYATADRLYFEPLTVEDVLNIIDIEEPEGVVVGLGGQTAISLVEGLEEAGIHIYGTKTETIDQLEDRGKFYEFMNQVNVPHIPGVTAEHKADAIEKASEIGYPVLVRPSYVIGGQGMMIATSKQELKEVLDSKQYDLTYPLLIDAYYPGVELEVDVLTDGNDIYIAGLFEQIEKAGVHSGDSIAVTPSYSVSDEVKELILTYTSKMAKGMDLRGIFNVQFVLFEESLYVIEINPRASRTVPILSKINGENLIEYTIHLLLGKSLAEVTSHNGYGEIPGFYTVKAPVFSYQKLSGVDPILEAEMKSTGELISISSDLNEAFKKTFEALDMGTSVSNTVNRSVFIEIDEMYSSELDCYKQQLAAEGFTIEEEGFSEWIQSDGAALLISLPKPGFKTGMDKRIEALKQRVNVITELTTLEALLKGNKPCCDHLLSIQEWRMRTKELV; via the coding sequence ATGCCTAAACAAGAACAGATACAATCTGTGCTCGTTATTGGTTCTGGTCCAATTGTGATCGGCCAGGCAGCAGAGTTTGATTATGCAGGTACACAAGCATGCCTTGCATTAAAAGAAGAAGGAATAAAAGTAATCCTAGTTAATAATAATCCAGCAACAGTTATGACTGATGAAGCGTGTGCAGATGTCGTCTATTTTGAGCCGTTGACGGTTGAAAGTATTAAAAAGATTATACAAAAAGAAAAGCCTGATGGGATTTTAGCCACACTAGGAGGTCAAACGGGGCTAAATTTAGCTTTAGCTCTTCATGATAAAGGGATCTTAGAAGAGTTAGACGTTGAATTACTTGGAACTCCAATTGAATCGATCAAAAAAGGAGAAGACCGAGAAGAGTTTCGTGCATTAATGCATGAATTGAACGAACCAGTCCCAGAAAGTGACATTGTAACGACTGTTGATGGCGCGCTTCAATTCGCCGAAAGCGTAGGCTACCCAATTATTGTAAGACCAGCCTATACCCTTGGGGGCGCAGGAGGCGGAATTGCAGAAAACGAGGCTGAACTTCTGCGCATTATTAAAGGAGGGCTCGCTCTTAGCCCGATTAATCAATGCCTAGTAGAGAAAAGCATTGCTGGCTTTAAAGAAATTGAATATGAAGTCATGCGAGATGAAAATGATACGTGCATTACAATCTGTAATATGGAAAATATCGATCCTGTTGGGATTCACACGGGTGACTCAATGGTAGTGGCACCCTCACAGACCTTAACGGATGTTGAATATCAAATGCTGCGTTCTGTATCTGTGAAAATCATTCGTGCGCTCGGGATTGTCGGAGGATGTAACATTCAATTTGCTCTCGATCCGTATAGTAAAAGATACTACTTAATTGAAGTGAACCCTCGTGTTAGCCGTTCGTCTGCTTTGGCTTCTAAGGCAACCGGTTATCCGATTGCAAGAATGGCAGCGAAGTTAAGCATTGGTTATCAGCTGCATGAACTAATCAACCCAGTAACTGGACATACGTATGCAAGCTTTGAACCTGCTCTAGATTATGTAGTTGTCAAGTTTCCACGCTGGCCGTTTGATAAGCTGACTCAAGCAGAGCGCCAGCTTGGTACGCAGATGAAGGCCACAGGTGAAGTTATGGCAATCGAGAGAAATCTTGAAGCAGGTATTCAAAAAGCTGTTAGGTCGCTTGAAATTAAAGTAGAAGGGCTTAGTTTACCAAGCTTGAAATCTTTGAATGATCAAGAGTTATGGCAAATAGTTAAGAAAGCCGACGATCGCCGCTTTTTTGCGATTATGGATTTACTTAGAAAAGGGATTACAGTCGAAGAAATTCATCATGAAACACAAATTAACCACTTCTTCTTACGGGCTTTTCTCCATCTCGTGGATATAGAAAAAGACATATCAAAACAAACGCTCGAAGCTGTAACAAAGGAGAAGATGCATGTTTATAAAGTGAATGGATTCCAAGATCAGTGGCTCGCAAAACAATGGGGAGTATCTGAGCTTGCTATTCGTCAAAAAAGAAAAGGGTTGGGCGTCACTCCTGCTTATAAAATGGTTGATACATGTGCTGGAGAATTTACGGCTTCTACCTCTTATTATTACTCTAGCTGGAGCGGTGAAGGAGACGTAGAGGTCACACAAGATAAAAAGAAAATCATCATTCTTGGATCTGGACCTATCCGTATTGGTCAAGGGATTGAATTTGATTATTGTTCGGTTCACGGGGCAAAAAGTCTGCATCAATTAGGGTATGAAGCGATTATTATTAACAATAATCCAGAGACTGTCAGCACCGATTATGCCACGGCTGACCGCTTATATTTTGAGCCGCTTACAGTAGAAGATGTGCTCAATATAATTGACATCGAAGAGCCTGAAGGAGTGGTAGTCGGGCTTGGAGGGCAGACCGCGATCTCATTAGTTGAAGGTTTAGAGGAAGCGGGCATTCACATTTATGGGACGAAAACAGAAACGATTGATCAACTTGAAGACAGAGGGAAATTTTATGAGTTTATGAATCAGGTAAATGTCCCTCACATTCCTGGCGTGACGGCAGAGCACAAAGCAGATGCGATTGAGAAAGCAAGCGAGATTGGATACCCTGTTTTAGTTAGACCGTCGTATGTTATTGGCGGTCAGGGCATGATGATTGCTACGTCAAAACAAGAGCTAAAAGAGGTTCTAGACTCAAAACAATATGATCTAACTTACCCGCTGTTAATTGATGCGTATTATCCTGGAGTGGAGCTAGAGGTAGACGTTTTAACAGACGGAAACGATATCTATATTGCAGGCTTATTTGAACAAATCGAAAAAGCAGGAGTGCACTCAGGTGATAGTATAGCTGTCACACCATCTTATTCTGTGTCTGATGAAGTCAAAGAATTAATCTTAACTTACACGAGTAAGATGGCAAAAGGAATGGACCTTAGAGGCATATTTAATGTTCAGTTTGTTTTGTTTGAGGAAAGTCTTTATGTGATCGAGATTAATCCGAGAGCATCAAGAACGGTTCCTATTTTAAGCAAAATCAATGGTGAAAATTTAATTGAATATACAATTCATCTCTTATTAGGTAAATCCTTAGCTGAGGTTACCTCACATAATGGTTATGGAGAGATTCCAGGCTTTTATACAGTAAAAGCACCGGTGTTTTCTTATCAAAAGCTCTCAGGAGTTGACCCTATTCTTGAAGCCGAAATGAAATCGACAGGTGAATTAATCAGCATTAGTTCAGATTTAAATGAGGCATTTAAGAAGACATTTGAAGCATTGGATATGGGAACTTCAGTATCGAACACAGTAAACCGTTCTGTTTTTATTGAGATCGATGAGATGTATAGCAGTGAGCTTGACTGCTACAAGCAACAATTAGCAGCAGAAGGGTTCACGATCGAAGAAGAGGGATTTAGTGAATGGATACAATCTGACGGGGCAGCTCTTCTAATCAGCCTGCCTAAGCCAGGATTTAAAACAGGAATGGATAAACGAATCGAAGCATTGAAGCAGCGTGTAAATGTAATAACAGAATTAACGACGTTAGAAGCGCTTTTAAAAGGAAATAAACCTTGTTGCGATCATTTACTGTCGATTCAAGAATGGAGAATGAGAACGAAGGAATTAGTATAA
- a CDS encoding carbamoyl phosphate synthase small subunit, which translates to MKGYIVLETGEVFEGELTGDQKHVHGEIVFFTGMTGYQEVMTDPSFKGQMVVFTYPLIGNYGVNAVDNESRSSQAAALIVHKLSDEGYHYDSEDNLTTSCAKAGIPLLTGVDTRAIVKRIREKGDMRANLTTDLKEVDFELIPNLADQDVVADVSVTKPMQLGSGDTHIVVMDYGYKKSIIDHLLDLDCKVTIMPFHSTFEEVEALKPDGVLLSNGPGNPKRLVHLLPSIKKLAMTFPTMGICLGHQLLALAFGADTEKLRFGHRGANQPVIDCMTNKVYMTSQNHSYVVKEDSLIQTGFSPKFMNINDSSIEGLIHNEWAVMTLQFHPEAHPGPSDSAHYFNDFMQMVHKKGREKTYA; encoded by the coding sequence ATGAAAGGCTACATTGTACTTGAAACCGGGGAAGTTTTTGAAGGAGAGCTTACAGGAGATCAAAAGCATGTACATGGAGAAATCGTCTTTTTTACAGGGATGACGGGGTATCAGGAAGTGATGACTGATCCGTCATTTAAAGGGCAAATGGTCGTGTTTACGTATCCGTTAATAGGAAATTATGGTGTGAATGCTGTGGATAATGAAAGCAGAAGCTCTCAGGCAGCTGCCCTCATTGTTCACAAGCTTAGTGATGAGGGGTATCACTATGATTCCGAAGATAACCTTACCACAAGCTGCGCCAAAGCAGGAATCCCGCTCTTAACGGGGGTGGACACACGGGCGATTGTAAAACGTATTCGTGAAAAAGGTGATATGAGGGCAAACTTAACAACTGACTTAAAAGAGGTTGATTTCGAATTAATCCCTAATTTAGCTGATCAAGATGTCGTTGCGGACGTATCTGTCACCAAACCAATGCAGCTAGGAAGCGGTGATACCCATATTGTTGTGATGGATTATGGGTATAAAAAATCAATTATTGATCACCTTCTTGATCTTGATTGTAAAGTGACGATTATGCCTTTTCACTCAACGTTTGAAGAGGTGGAAGCACTTAAGCCTGATGGAGTGCTGTTATCTAACGGGCCTGGTAATCCAAAACGTTTAGTCCATTTGCTGCCTTCTATAAAAAAGCTGGCTATGACATTTCCTACCATGGGAATCTGCTTAGGCCATCAGCTGCTTGCGCTGGCATTTGGCGCTGACACAGAGAAGCTGCGTTTTGGTCATCGGGGAGCAAATCAGCCGGTGATTGACTGCATGACAAATAAAGTGTACATGACATCGCAAAATCATAGCTACGTAGTAAAGGAAGATTCCTTAATTCAGACAGGTTTCAGTCCGAAATTCATGAATATAAATGATTCATCAATTGAAGGGTTAATCCATAATGAATGGGCCGTTATGACCCTTCAATTTCATCCAGAAGCTCATCCGGGCCCAAGTGATAGTGCTCATTATTTCAATGATTTTATGCAGATGGTTCATAAGAAAGGGAGAGAGAAGACGTATGCCTAA
- a CDS encoding acetylornithine transaminase, with the protein MSALFPTYARWQLEPVSGEGALLVDSSGVTYLDFVAGIAVCNLGHCHPKVNQAVKEQVESLWHVSNLFQIKQQEQAAKTLTDYSVLDKVFFCNSGAEANEAAIKLARKATGKHKILSFHQSFHGRTIGSMSATGQSKVHEGYGPLLSEFEYLPYNDENALSDAVDSEVAAIMVEVIQGEGGVTPMTQAFADKLKEVTELHGCLLIIDEVQTGIGRTGTLFAYEQYGLSPDIITAAKGLGNGFPVGAMLGKEHLTPYFQAGSHGSTFGGNPLAMAAVNAVLKEVVTENLLEDVTKKGKWVINELIDFSKKVDEIVEVRGKGLMIGIECKHEAAPLVAALREQKLLVLQAGPNVLRLLPPLVVTNEQLEQAVEAVKNVFKSSTLLTQ; encoded by the coding sequence ATGAGTGCTTTATTTCCTACATATGCTAGGTGGCAGCTAGAACCAGTAAGTGGAGAGGGAGCTCTATTAGTCGATAGCTCTGGTGTGACTTATCTCGATTTTGTAGCTGGTATTGCTGTTTGTAATCTAGGTCACTGTCATCCAAAAGTTAATCAAGCAGTGAAAGAACAAGTCGAGAGTTTATGGCATGTGTCCAATCTATTTCAAATTAAACAACAAGAACAGGCTGCAAAAACACTGACGGATTACAGCGTTTTAGATAAAGTATTCTTTTGTAACAGTGGGGCAGAAGCGAATGAAGCGGCGATCAAGCTCGCTAGGAAAGCAACGGGCAAACATAAAATTCTTAGCTTTCATCAGTCGTTTCATGGCCGTACAATAGGAAGCATGTCAGCTACAGGCCAATCAAAAGTTCATGAAGGCTATGGACCGCTTCTATCTGAATTTGAGTATCTTCCTTACAATGATGAGAATGCCCTAAGCGATGCCGTTGATTCTGAAGTGGCTGCGATTATGGTTGAAGTCATCCAAGGGGAAGGCGGGGTTACTCCAATGACTCAAGCTTTTGCTGATAAGTTAAAAGAAGTGACTGAATTGCACGGATGCTTGCTTATTATCGATGAAGTTCAAACCGGAATCGGCAGAACAGGCACATTGTTTGCTTACGAACAATACGGCTTATCACCAGATATCATTACTGCTGCAAAAGGACTCGGAAACGGGTTTCCTGTTGGAGCAATGCTAGGCAAAGAACATTTAACGCCTTACTTCCAAGCGGGCAGTCATGGTTCAACATTTGGCGGGAATCCTCTAGCGATGGCAGCAGTTAATGCGGTATTAAAAGAAGTTGTGACAGAGAACTTATTAGAAGATGTCACGAAAAAAGGAAAATGGGTCATCAATGAGCTTATCGATTTCAGCAAGAAAGTGGATGAGATCGTTGAGGTACGCGGAAAAGGGCTGATGATCGGGATTGAATGCAAGCATGAAGCAGCGCCATTAGTTGCTGCATTAAGAGAGCAAAAGCTTCTCGTATTGCAAGCTGGACCGAATGTTTTGCGTCTTTTACCGCCATTAGTTGTAACAAATGAGCAATTAGAACAAGCTGTAGAAGCAGTAAAAAATGTGTTTAAATCAAGTACACTTTTGACTCAATAG